From Thalassococcus sp. S3, one genomic window encodes:
- a CDS encoding GNAT family N-acetyltransferase → MIRAYRSEDHAACYAVFRRAVLEGARDFYSAAERDVWAGPAETDPGKPDKLLDQWCWVAEKDNDIRGFMSLTKDGYLDMAFVLPEEMGKGTARELYDALITKARTEGFDRLTVHASHLARRFFIKQGWQVEYAEEHAKGGQVFERFYMSLNLKETV, encoded by the coding sequence ATGATCCGCGCCTACCGCTCCGAAGACCACGCCGCCTGCTACGCCGTGTTCCGGCGCGCTGTGCTGGAGGGTGCGCGCGATTTCTATTCGGCTGCCGAACGGGACGTCTGGGCCGGTCCTGCGGAAACCGACCCGGGCAAACCGGACAAATTGCTCGACCAATGGTGTTGGGTCGCCGAAAAGGACAATGATATCCGTGGCTTCATGAGCCTGACCAAAGACGGCTATCTCGACATGGCCTTCGTTCTGCCCGAGGAGATGGGCAAAGGCACGGCCCGAGAATTATACGACGCGCTGATCACTAAGGCGCGGACCGAGGGGTTCGACCGCCTCACCGTGCATGCCAGCCACCTCGCCCGCCGCTTCTTCATCAAGCAGGGCTGGCAGGTGGAATACGCCGAGGAGCACGCCAAGGGCGGGCAGGTCTTCGAGCGGTTCTACATGTCGCTGAACCTCAAGGAAACCGTGTGA
- a CDS encoding SDR family NAD(P)-dependent oxidoreductase — translation MTLSGKHALITGGGTGIGLAIAKALAAEGAQVTITGRRQEVLDEVATDGMTGMAMDVRDEDDVVGKITTAVEARGPIQICVANAGLAEGRATHKTTMDFWRNMMATNLDGAFLTLREAMTSMRQTDWGRVITIASIAGVRGLPGASCYTASKHGLIGLTRAMSEEYIGTNYTFNALCPAYVDTPIITRNTENIAQRTDLSEEDARNTMIKTNRHKRLIAPEEIASAALWLCQPGSESVNGQAIEIAGGQM, via the coding sequence ATGACACTTTCAGGCAAACACGCCTTGATCACCGGCGGCGGCACAGGTATCGGTCTGGCCATCGCCAAGGCCCTTGCGGCAGAGGGCGCACAGGTCACCATAACAGGCCGTCGGCAGGAGGTTCTGGACGAGGTCGCGACCGATGGCATGACCGGCATGGCCATGGATGTCCGTGACGAAGACGATGTCGTGGGTAAGATCACCACCGCGGTGGAGGCCCGGGGGCCGATCCAGATCTGCGTGGCCAATGCGGGCCTTGCCGAGGGGCGCGCCACCCACAAGACGACGATGGACTTCTGGCGCAACATGATGGCCACCAATCTCGACGGCGCCTTCCTGACCCTGCGGGAAGCGATGACGTCGATGCGCCAGACCGATTGGGGCCGGGTGATCACCATCGCGTCAATCGCCGGGGTGCGCGGCCTGCCGGGGGCGTCCTGTTACACCGCGTCGAAACACGGGCTGATCGGACTGACCCGCGCGATGTCGGAAGAATATATCGGCACAAATTACACTTTCAACGCGCTCTGCCCCGCCTATGTCGATACGCCGATCATCACCCGCAACACCGAAAACATCGCGCAGCGCACCGATCTGTCGGAAGAGGATGCGCGCAACACGATGATCAAAACGAACCGCCACAAACGCTTGATCGCGCCCGAGGAAATCGCCTCCGCCGCGCTCTGGCTTTGCCAGCCGGGATCGGAAAGCGTAAACGGTCAGGCCATCGAAATCGCCGGCGGGCAGATGTAG
- the kynU gene encoding kynureninase → MTDFAATKALFHLPEGVIYLDGNSLGPLPVAAKARVDAMMRDEWGEMLITGWNKAGWMAQPTALGDRIGRLIGAEPGHVTVGDTLSIKVYQALAAALELRPDRRIVLTDNGNFPTDIYMAEGLLKSLGQGHELKIVDPEAVADHITDDLAVLMLTEVDYRTGRKHDMAALTATAHEVGALTLWDLAHSAGALPVDLSGCGADFAAGCTYKYLNGGPGAPAFIYVAPRHAGRAVPALSGWLGHEAPFAFDLDYRPGSGIERMRVGTPAVIQMAALDAAMDAWDAASIEDIRSKSITLTNLFIQEVEAACPDLTLASPRDPAQRGSQVSFRFADGYAAMQALIARGVVGDFRAPDIMRFGFTPLYIDEDDVRAAAAILADVMTNRLWDQAEYKVRAAVT, encoded by the coding sequence ATGACCGACTTCGCCGCCACCAAGGCCCTGTTTCACCTGCCCGAAGGCGTGATCTATCTCGATGGCAACTCCCTGGGCCCCCTGCCGGTCGCGGCAAAGGCAAGGGTGGACGCGATGATGCGCGACGAATGGGGCGAGATGCTGATCACCGGCTGGAACAAGGCCGGCTGGATGGCCCAGCCCACGGCACTCGGCGACCGGATCGGGCGGCTGATCGGAGCCGAGCCGGGGCATGTCACGGTAGGCGACACGCTGTCGATCAAGGTCTATCAGGCGCTTGCCGCCGCGTTGGAGTTGCGACCGGACCGGCGCATCGTTCTCACGGATAACGGGAATTTCCCGACGGATATCTACATGGCCGAAGGATTGCTTAAAAGCCTGGGTCAGGGGCATGAGCTGAAGATCGTGGACCCGGAGGCGGTGGCGGACCATATCACCGATGACCTCGCCGTACTAATGCTGACAGAGGTGGATTACCGCACGGGTCGCAAGCACGACATGGCCGCGCTGACCGCCACGGCACATGAGGTTGGCGCGCTAACCCTCTGGGATCTTGCGCATTCCGCCGGAGCCTTACCGGTCGACCTGTCCGGATGTGGCGCGGATTTCGCGGCAGGCTGCACCTACAAGTACCTCAATGGCGGCCCCGGCGCACCGGCCTTCATCTATGTCGCGCCCCGGCATGCCGGGCGGGCCGTACCGGCCTTGTCCGGCTGGCTGGGGCACGAGGCGCCCTTTGCCTTTGACCTCGACTATCGTCCCGGCAGCGGGATCGAGCGGATGCGCGTGGGCACGCCCGCGGTCATCCAGATGGCCGCCTTGGACGCGGCAATGGATGCGTGGGATGCAGCTTCGATCGAAGATATTCGTTCGAAATCAATTACATTGACCAATCTCTTCATTCAAGAGGTTGAGGCGGCCTGCCCCGACCTCACCCTCGCCTCTCCCCGTGATCCGGCGCAGCGGGGCAGTCAGGTTTCCTTCCGCTTCGCCGACGGTTATGCCGCGATGCAGGCGCTGATTGCGCGCGGCGTAGTTGGCGATTTCCGGGCGCCGGACATCATGCGTTTTGGTTTCACGCCGCTTTACATCGACGAGGATGACGTGCGTGCCGCCGCCGCGATCCTTGCGGATGTGATGACAAACCGCCTTTGGGATCAGGCCGAATACAAGGTCCGGGCGGCGGTGACATGA
- a CDS encoding GNAT family N-acetyltransferase, translating to MYKTTDACDVSHAQLCAIMGDAFSDYAVPMQPTLQQFQFMMTQRSFAPDLSTLLWQDDALVGLWLIGRRAFDGYLITSGIIPAHRGEGRARDMAEQSNDALRAAGCRRITTEVIEENMKARRLYERLGYDRLRDLDCFSLPEVTAEPVDGLSIKEVPWRLCADRTDGWRDWPPSWQNADRAIQDAEADAVVFGAYRDETLCGYAAGFRPATALAQIAVAPDQRRRGIGRALMAALAAELGTPLRVLNAEATDPGFRGFVFDLGAEPTIGQFELGLTL from the coding sequence ATGTACAAAACGACGGATGCGTGCGACGTCAGCCACGCGCAGCTTTGCGCGATCATGGGTGACGCATTTTCGGATTACGCGGTGCCCATGCAGCCGACATTGCAGCAATTCCAGTTCATGATGACCCAGCGCAGCTTTGCGCCGGACCTGTCGACGCTTCTGTGGCAGGATGATGCGCTGGTGGGCCTTTGGCTGATTGGGCGCCGCGCCTTTGATGGTTATCTGATCACGAGTGGCATCATTCCGGCCCATCGTGGCGAAGGCCGCGCGCGGGACATGGCTGAGCAGAGCAACGATGCCCTGCGCGCGGCAGGGTGCCGCCGGATCACGACAGAGGTGATCGAAGAGAACATGAAGGCCCGCAGGCTTTACGAAAGGCTGGGCTATGACCGGCTGCGTGATCTGGATTGTTTCAGCCTGCCCGAGGTCACCGCCGAGCCTGTGGATGGCCTTTCGATCAAAGAGGTACCTTGGCGCCTTTGCGCGGATCGGACCGATGGATGGCGGGACTGGCCGCCAAGCTGGCAGAATGCAGATCGCGCGATTCAAGACGCCGAAGCGGATGCGGTCGTTTTCGGGGCTTATCGCGACGAAACACTTTGCGGATATGCGGCGGGGTTCCGGCCCGCCACTGCCCTGGCGCAGATCGCCGTGGCGCCCGATCAACGGCGGCGCGGCATCGGTCGGGCTTTGATGGCCGCCCTGGCGGCGGAGTTGGGCACGCCGCTGCGTGTCCTGAACGCGGAAGCCACGGATCCGGGCTTCCGTGGCTTCGTCTTCGATCTAGGGGCTGAACCGACCATTGGTCAGTTCGAGCTTGGCCTGACACTCTGA